One genomic region from Streptomyces sp. NBC_00582 encodes:
- a CDS encoding MarR family winged helix-turn-helix transcriptional regulator yields the protein MSGNVRSRLLDELSVVSRRYVASYALFNQALADRLGLHPTDLQCLNLLTLEPEPVTAGRVAELTGLTTGSATRLVDRLERAGYVRRERDAVDRRRVLVAPVPERIAEFGRMWERLGGDRSPLFADLADAELGVIVRHMRRTVEFHGERVARLREGRV from the coding sequence ATGTCCGGGAACGTGCGGTCGAGGCTGCTGGACGAGCTGTCCGTGGTCTCCCGCCGGTACGTGGCGTCGTACGCCCTGTTCAATCAGGCCCTGGCGGACCGGCTCGGGCTGCATCCGACCGATCTGCAGTGCCTGAACCTGCTGACGCTGGAGCCCGAGCCGGTGACGGCGGGCCGGGTGGCGGAGCTGACGGGGCTGACCACGGGGTCGGCGACGCGGCTGGTGGACCGGCTGGAGCGGGCGGGGTACGTCCGCCGGGAGCGGGACGCGGTGGACCGGCGGCGGGTGCTGGTGGCGCCGGTGCCGGAGCGGATCGCGGAGTTCGGGCGGATGTGGGAGCGGCTGGGCGGGGACCGTTCGCCCCTGTTCGCGGATCTCGCGGACGCCGAACTCGGGGTGATCGTGCGGCACATGCGGCGGACGGTGGAGTTCCACGGGGAGCGGGTCGCGCGACTGCGGGAAGGCCGGGTGTAG
- a CDS encoding tyrosine-protein phosphatase, with the protein MDRHIPFDTLHNFRDLGGYRTADGLRVRPGRLYRADSLGKLTKDTPDWNRFLSLSVGTVIDLRHPWEADTRGRVPADPSFTYHNLSIEHRPYDQAALTPDVDPGPYLAERYLEVAEDGTKEIATALELIARAQGPLTFHCASGKDRTGQLAALVLSLLNIPDETIIFDFTLTELATPALLSDWRARHEGRSPTWPAFGRAPASVMRLFLKSLRARHGSVESYVTQALGLNAAALSASLRAHLLEPAPTTGPPPAFRRATPAEAPLLVRLRDTAALWQLAHDIDQWKPGEKDEAHFLHRMREGEIWLSHTDASPTGAYELWWDDPAAWGPRPPDAGYIHRLMTTPHTAPPGTGRTLLTHAESRITATGRPYARLDCLSSNPRLRTYYESAGYRVVGEQQAKKDGLGSPYAVTLLEKRLS; encoded by the coding sequence GTGGACCGACACATACCGTTCGACACGCTGCACAACTTCCGCGACCTGGGCGGCTACCGCACCGCGGACGGCCTGCGCGTCCGCCCCGGCCGCCTCTACCGCGCGGACTCCCTGGGCAAGCTCACGAAGGACACCCCCGACTGGAACCGCTTCCTGTCCCTGTCCGTGGGCACGGTGATCGACCTCCGCCACCCCTGGGAGGCCGACACCCGGGGCCGCGTCCCGGCGGACCCCTCCTTCACCTACCACAACCTCAGCATCGAACACCGCCCCTACGACCAGGCGGCGCTGACCCCGGACGTGGACCCCGGCCCCTACCTCGCCGAGCGCTACCTGGAGGTGGCCGAGGACGGTACGAAGGAGATCGCGACCGCACTCGAACTGATCGCCCGGGCCCAGGGGCCCCTCACCTTCCACTGCGCCTCGGGCAAGGACCGCACGGGCCAGCTGGCGGCCCTCGTCCTCTCCCTCCTGAACATCCCCGACGAGACGATCATCTTCGACTTCACCCTCACCGAACTGGCCACCCCGGCCCTCCTGTCCGACTGGCGGGCCCGCCACGAGGGCCGCTCCCCCACCTGGCCGGCCTTCGGCCGCGCCCCCGCGTCGGTGATGCGCCTGTTCCTGAAGTCCCTGCGCGCACGCCACGGCTCGGTGGAGTCGTACGTGACTCAGGCCCTGGGCCTGAACGCGGCGGCGCTCTCCGCCTCCCTGCGCGCCCACCTCCTCGAACCCGCCCCCACCACCGGGCCACCCCCGGCCTTCCGCAGGGCCACCCCGGCCGAGGCCCCCCTCCTGGTCCGCCTCCGCGACACGGCCGCCCTGTGGCAACTCGCCCACGACATCGACCAATGGAAGCCCGGCGAGAAGGACGAGGCCCACTTCCTCCACCGCATGCGCGAGGGCGAGATCTGGCTGTCCCACACGGACGCCTCCCCGACCGGCGCCTACGAACTCTGGTGGGACGACCCCGCCGCCTGGGGCCCCCGCCCACCCGACGCGGGCTACATCCACCGCCTGATGACGACCCCGCACACGGCACCCCCGGGCACGGGCCGCACCCTCCTGACCCACGCCGAATCCCGCATCACCGCAACCGGCCGCCCCTACGCCCGCCTGGACTGCCTCTCCTCCAACCCCCGCCTGCGCACGTACTACGAGTCGGCGGGCTACAGGGTCGTAGGCGAACAACAAGCAAAGAAGGACGGCTTGGGCAGCCCGTACGCGGTGACACTCCTGGAGAAACGACTCTCCTGA
- a CDS encoding TIGR03943 family putative permease subunit, with protein MKRFVQVALLVLGGLGLLQTSLFTDEYLRFVKPGMRWLLIVSGVVLVGLGVLEALAARRRRDAHGAHGAHEAHEAHQDHGGQGHDHSRVPRVAWLLFLPVLSLLFYAPPALGSYTASREPAKVVAVQDDGFDPLPATSPLPITLTEFTQRVQQDRSRAIGKRAVQLTGFVSPAGGGGWYLTRILISCCAADATTLKVRVYGGTTPKADTWVTVTGTWHASGKLGTSSAAVALDARGVKKVRKPTNAYMDALPLG; from the coding sequence GTGAAGCGGTTCGTGCAGGTCGCGCTGCTGGTGCTGGGTGGGCTGGGGCTGCTGCAGACCTCGCTGTTCACGGACGAGTACCTGCGGTTCGTGAAGCCGGGGATGCGGTGGCTGCTGATCGTGTCGGGGGTGGTGCTGGTGGGGCTGGGGGTGCTGGAGGCGCTGGCCGCGCGGCGCCGCCGGGACGCGCACGGGGCGCACGGGGCGCACGAGGCGCACGAGGCGCATCAGGATCACGGGGGGCAGGGCCATGACCACTCCCGGGTGCCGCGGGTGGCCTGGCTGCTGTTCCTGCCGGTGCTGAGCCTGCTGTTCTACGCCCCTCCCGCGCTCGGCTCGTACACGGCCTCGCGGGAGCCGGCCAAGGTGGTCGCGGTGCAGGACGACGGTTTCGATCCGCTGCCGGCGACCTCGCCGCTGCCGATCACGCTGACCGAGTTCACCCAGCGGGTGCAGCAGGACCGCAGCCGGGCGATCGGGAAGCGGGCGGTGCAGCTCACGGGGTTCGTGTCGCCCGCCGGCGGGGGTGGCTGGTATCTGACGCGGATCCTCATCAGCTGCTGCGCGGCGGACGCCACCACGCTGAAGGTACGGGTGTACGGCGGCACCACGCCGAAGGCGGACACCTGGGTGACGGTCACCGGAACCTGGCACGCGAGCGGGAAGCTGGGCACCTCGTCGGCGGCGGTCGCCCTCGACGCCCGCGGTGTGAAGAAGGTGCGCAAGCCGACGAACGCGTACATGGATGCGCTGCCCCTGGGATGA
- a CDS encoding ester cyclase — MGQAREVMDRLTEALTTRTDPKVIGELFAEDAVAVTPDGGELRGRDSIVEYWRQMTDMVPEARYESVHAYEVGDTAIDEGFYTGRNSGPIPLPTGESLPATNKEIRIRGVDFAKVDAQGRIVDYRLYFDEMEFLGQLGLLPEGLQ; from the coding sequence ATGGGACAGGCGCGAGAGGTCATGGACCGGCTCACCGAGGCGCTGACCACGCGGACGGACCCGAAGGTCATCGGTGAGCTCTTCGCGGAGGACGCCGTCGCCGTCACGCCCGACGGCGGGGAGCTGCGCGGACGGGACAGCATCGTCGAGTACTGGCGTCAGATGACGGACATGGTGCCCGAGGCCCGGTACGAGTCGGTGCACGCCTACGAGGTCGGCGACACGGCGATCGACGAGGGGTTCTACACGGGTCGCAACAGCGGGCCGATCCCGTTGCCGACCGGGGAGTCGCTGCCCGCGACGAACAAGGAGATCAGGATTCGCGGGGTGGACTTCGCGAAGGTCGACGCGCAGGGCCGGATCGTCGACTACCGGCTCTACTTCGACGAGATGGAGTTCCTGGGGCAGTTGGGGCTGCTGCCCGAGGGCCTTCAGTAG
- a CDS encoding permease: protein MRDTGIRGSGLPDFRDSETLEFGVVQARRQVEAAEAAHPAHAADAVPGRGLPRHWLLVLLGAAVLPGVVLVVVGRSLEEPAVQAWRTVCLAVTVQALPFLLLGTALSGAINAFVPASVFSRLLPKRPALAVPVAGAAGVVLPGCECASVPVANSLIGRGVTPAAAFAFLLSAPAINPVVLTATAVAFPGSPEMVLARLLASLVTAAVMGWLWLWLGREEWLRPAVRHTGHQAGHSRWEEFRRGFQHDFLHAGGFLVVGAMAAATFNVAVPRSVLEVFSGSPWLSVLFLAALAILLAVCSEADAFVAASLSGFSPVARLTFMVVGPMVDLKLIALQAGTFGRAFAVRFSSATVVVAVVCSAVVGGVLL from the coding sequence ATGCGGGACACGGGCATACGCGGCTCCGGCCTACCGGACTTCCGGGACTCCGAGACCCTGGAATTCGGTGTGGTGCAGGCCCGCCGGCAGGTCGAGGCGGCCGAGGCGGCCCATCCAGCGCATGCGGCCGACGCGGTGCCCGGGCGGGGGCTGCCCCGGCACTGGCTGCTGGTGCTGCTCGGTGCGGCGGTGCTGCCGGGGGTGGTGCTGGTGGTCGTCGGGCGGTCGCTGGAGGAGCCGGCCGTGCAGGCGTGGCGGACGGTGTGTCTGGCGGTCACCGTGCAGGCGCTGCCGTTCCTGCTGCTGGGTACGGCGCTGTCGGGGGCGATCAACGCGTTCGTGCCGGCGAGTGTGTTCAGCCGGCTGCTGCCGAAGCGGCCCGCGCTGGCGGTGCCGGTCGCGGGGGCGGCGGGGGTGGTGCTGCCGGGGTGCGAGTGCGCCTCGGTGCCGGTGGCGAACAGTCTGATCGGGCGGGGGGTCACTCCGGCGGCGGCGTTCGCGTTCCTGCTGTCGGCGCCCGCGATCAACCCGGTGGTGCTGACGGCGACGGCGGTGGCGTTCCCGGGCAGCCCGGAGATGGTGCTGGCCCGGCTGCTGGCCTCGCTGGTGACGGCCGCGGTGATGGGCTGGCTGTGGCTCTGGCTGGGGCGGGAGGAGTGGCTGCGGCCGGCCGTACGGCACACCGGGCATCAGGCGGGGCACAGCCGGTGGGAGGAGTTCCGGCGGGGTTTCCAGCACGACTTCCTGCACGCGGGGGGTTTCCTGGTGGTGGGGGCGATGGCGGCGGCGACGTTCAACGTGGCGGTGCCGCGGTCGGTGCTGGAGGTGTTCTCGGGCTCGCCGTGGCTGTCGGTGCTGTTCCTGGCGGCGCTGGCGATCCTGCTGGCGGTGTGCAGTGAGGCGGACGCGTTCGTGGCGGCCTCGCTGAGCGGGTTCTCGCCGGTGGCGCGGCTGACGTTCATGGTGGTGGGGCCGATGGTCGATCTGAAGCTGATCGCGTTGCAGGCGGGGACGTTCGGCCGGGCCTTCGCGGTCCGGTTCTCCTCGGCGACGGTCGTCGTCGCGGTGGTGTGCAGCGCGGTCGTGGGAGGGGTGCTGCTGTGA
- a CDS encoding SDR family NAD(P)-dependent oxidoreductase, with product MATAAPSAASRIAVVTGASSGIGAATARRLASAGYRVVLTARRKDRIEALAEEIVAAGGSATAYQLDVTDRAAVDEFATAFQTVGVLVNNAGGALGADPVATGDPADWRTMYETNVIGTLNLTQALLPKLDASGDGTIVVVSSTAGHGTYEGGAGYVAAKHGAHVLAETLRLEIVGRPVRVIEIAPGMVKTDEFALTRFGGDEDKAAKVYEGVAEPLTADDVADTIAWTVTRPSHVNVDLLVLRPRAQASNTKVHREL from the coding sequence ATGGCCACCGCCGCACCGTCCGCCGCCTCCCGCATCGCCGTCGTCACCGGTGCGAGCAGCGGAATCGGCGCCGCCACGGCCCGCCGGCTCGCCTCCGCCGGCTACCGCGTCGTCCTCACCGCCCGCCGCAAGGACCGTATCGAGGCGCTCGCCGAGGAGATCGTCGCGGCGGGCGGCTCGGCCACGGCGTACCAGCTCGACGTCACGGACCGCGCGGCGGTCGACGAGTTCGCCACCGCGTTCCAGACCGTCGGCGTCCTCGTCAACAACGCGGGCGGCGCGCTCGGCGCCGACCCGGTGGCCACCGGCGACCCGGCCGACTGGCGCACGATGTACGAGACGAACGTCATCGGCACCCTCAACCTCACCCAGGCCCTGCTGCCCAAGCTGGACGCGAGCGGCGACGGCACGATCGTGGTCGTCTCCTCCACCGCCGGCCACGGCACCTACGAGGGCGGCGCCGGCTATGTCGCCGCCAAGCACGGCGCGCACGTCCTCGCCGAGACCCTCCGCCTGGAGATCGTCGGCCGGCCGGTCCGCGTCATCGAGATCGCGCCCGGCATGGTCAAGACCGACGAGTTCGCCCTGACCCGCTTCGGCGGCGACGAGGACAAGGCCGCCAAGGTCTACGAGGGCGTCGCCGAACCCCTCACCGCGGACGACGTCGCCGACACCATCGCCTGGACGGTGACCCGCCCCAGCCACGTCAACGTCGACCTCCTGGTGCTGCGCCCCCGCGCCCAGGCCTCGAACACCAAGGTCCACCGGGAGCTGTGA
- a CDS encoding YnfA family protein gives MTVLRSAALFVLAALFEIGGAWLVWQGVREQRGWLWAGGGVLALGAYGFVATFQPDAHFGRVLAAYGGIFVAGSILWGMVADGYRPDRWDLAGTLICLTGMAVIMWAPRGE, from the coding sequence ATGACGGTCCTGCGCTCCGCCGCCCTCTTCGTCCTCGCCGCCCTCTTCGAGATCGGCGGCGCCTGGCTGGTCTGGCAGGGCGTGCGCGAGCAGCGCGGCTGGCTCTGGGCCGGCGGCGGCGTCCTCGCCCTCGGCGCCTACGGCTTCGTCGCCACCTTCCAGCCCGACGCCCACTTCGGCCGCGTCCTCGCCGCGTACGGCGGGATCTTCGTCGCCGGCTCGATCCTGTGGGGCATGGTCGCCGACGGCTACCGCCCCGACCGCTGGGACCTCGCGGGCACGCTGATCTGCCTCACGGGCATGGCTGTGATCATGTGGGCCCCGCGGGGCGAGTGA